In Paraburkholderia sp. BL23I1N1, a genomic segment contains:
- the nuoF gene encoding NADH-quinone oxidoreductase subunit NuoF, whose amino-acid sequence MTSLHDRHIKPLILAGLNGDNWHLEDYVARGGYAQLRRILEEKIPPEQVIADVKASGLRGRGGAGFPTGLKWSFMPRQFPGQKYLVCNSDEGEPGTFKDRDILRFNPHSLIEGMAIGAYAMGITVGYNYIHGEIWEVYKRFEEALDEARRAGFLGDNIMGSGFSFELHAHHGYGAYICGEETALLESLEGKKGQPRFKPPFPASFGVYGKPTTINNTETFAAVPFLLAIGPQNYLEIGKPNNGGTKIFSVAGDVERPGNYEIPLGTPFATLMELAGGMRGGKKIKAVIPGGSSAPVIPGEMMMQTDMDYDAIAKAGSMLGSGAVIVMDETRCMVRSLLRLSYFYYEESCGQCTPCREGTGWLYRVVHRIEHGLGRPEDLDLLNSVAENIMGRTICALGDAAAMPVRGMLKHYWDEFEYHVAHKHCLVGGHAGAAAASETVAA is encoded by the coding sequence ATGACGTCTTTACACGATCGTCACATCAAACCGCTGATTCTCGCCGGCCTGAACGGCGACAACTGGCATCTCGAAGACTATGTGGCGCGCGGCGGTTACGCCCAGCTGCGCCGCATTCTGGAAGAAAAGATTCCGCCCGAGCAGGTGATCGCCGACGTCAAGGCGTCGGGTCTGCGCGGCCGTGGCGGTGCGGGCTTCCCGACCGGCCTGAAGTGGAGCTTCATGCCGCGTCAGTTCCCGGGGCAGAAGTACCTCGTTTGCAATTCGGACGAAGGCGAACCGGGCACGTTCAAAGATCGCGACATCCTGCGTTTCAATCCGCATTCGCTGATTGAAGGCATGGCCATCGGCGCATACGCGATGGGCATCACGGTCGGCTACAACTATATCCACGGCGAAATCTGGGAAGTCTACAAGCGCTTTGAAGAAGCGTTGGACGAAGCCCGCCGCGCCGGGTTCCTTGGCGACAACATCATGGGTTCGGGCTTCTCGTTCGAACTGCATGCGCACCATGGTTACGGCGCCTACATTTGCGGCGAAGAAACCGCGCTGCTCGAATCGCTCGAAGGCAAGAAAGGCCAGCCGCGCTTCAAGCCGCCGTTCCCGGCGAGCTTCGGCGTGTATGGCAAGCCGACCACGATCAACAACACCGAGACGTTCGCTGCAGTGCCGTTCCTGCTCGCGATCGGTCCGCAGAATTACCTCGAAATCGGCAAGCCGAACAACGGCGGCACGAAGATTTTCTCGGTTGCGGGCGACGTCGAACGTCCGGGCAATTATGAAATTCCCCTCGGCACGCCGTTCGCGACGCTGATGGAACTGGCCGGCGGCATGCGCGGCGGCAAGAAGATCAAGGCTGTGATCCCAGGCGGCTCGTCGGCACCGGTGATCCCCGGCGAAATGATGATGCAGACCGACATGGATTACGACGCGATCGCCAAGGCTGGCTCGATGCTCGGTTCCGGCGCGGTCATCGTGATGGACGAAACGCGTTGCATGGTGCGTTCGCTGTTGCGTCTGTCGTATTTCTATTACGAAGAGTCGTGCGGTCAGTGCACGCCATGCCGCGAAGGCACGGGCTGGCTGTATCGCGTCGTGCATCGTATCGAACACGGGCTTGGCCGTCCGGAAGATCTGGATCTGCTGAACTCGGTTGCTGAGAACATCATGGGCCGCACGATTTGCGCGCTCGGCGATGCAGCAGCCATGCCGGTTCGCGGCATGCTCAAGCACTACTGGGACGAATTCGAATACCACGTCGCCCACAAGCATTGCCTCGTCGGCGGTCACGCCGGTGCGGCAGCGGCGTCAGAAACAGTGGCTGCCTGA
- the nuoE gene encoding NADH-quinone oxidoreductase subunit NuoE: MISAEGLKEIDRAIAKYPADQKQSAVMSALATAQEEHGWLSPELMQFVADYLGMPAVAVQEVATFYTMYETSPVGKYKITLCTNLPCQLGPDGGSDSAAEYLKQKLGIDFGETTADGKFTLKEGECMGSCGDAPVMLVNNHRMCSFMNRAKIDQLLEELSK; encoded by the coding sequence ATGATCTCAGCTGAAGGCCTGAAAGAAATCGATCGTGCGATCGCGAAGTATCCCGCCGATCAGAAACAGTCCGCCGTGATGTCGGCGCTGGCTACTGCTCAGGAAGAGCATGGCTGGCTGTCGCCCGAACTCATGCAGTTCGTCGCGGACTATCTCGGCATGCCGGCGGTCGCCGTGCAGGAGGTGGCTACCTTCTACACGATGTACGAGACTTCGCCGGTCGGCAAATACAAGATCACGCTCTGCACGAACCTGCCGTGCCAGCTCGGCCCGGACGGCGGCTCCGATAGCGCCGCAGAATATCTGAAGCAGAAGCTCGGCATCGACTTCGGCGAAACCACGGCTGACGGCAAGTTCACCTTGAAAGAAGGTGAGTGCATGGGCTCGTGCGGCGATGCACCGGTGATGCTGGTGAACAACCATCGCATGTGCAGCTTCATGAACCGCGCGAAGATCGACCAGCTGCTCGAGGAACTTTCGAAATGA
- a CDS encoding NADH-quinone oxidoreductase subunit D, giving the protein MAEIKNYTLNFGPQHPAAHGVLRLVLELDGEVIQRADPHIGLLHRATEKLAETKTYIQSVPYMDRLDYVSMMVNEHGYVMAIEKLLGIEVPIRAQYIRVMFDEVTRVLNHLMWIGAHALDVGAMAVFLYAFREREDLMDVYEAVSGARMHAAYYRPGGVYRDLPDVMPQYKASKIRNAKALSKMNENRQGSLLDFIDDFFTRFPKCVDEYETLLTDNRIWKQRLVGIGVVTPERALNLGMTGAMLRGSGIEWDLRKKQPYEVYDKMDFDIPVGVNGDCYDRYLVRVEEMRQSTRIVKQCIEWLRENPGPVMVDNHKVAPPSRVGMKSNMEDLIHHFKLFTEGFHVPEGEAYAAVEHPKGEFGIYLISDGANKPYRLKIRAPGYAHLSTLDEMARGHMIADAVTIIGTQDIVFGEVDR; this is encoded by the coding sequence ATGGCAGAGATCAAGAACTACACGCTCAACTTCGGCCCTCAGCATCCGGCAGCGCACGGTGTGCTGCGCCTTGTGCTCGAACTCGACGGCGAAGTCATCCAGCGCGCCGATCCGCACATCGGTCTGCTGCATCGCGCGACCGAAAAGCTCGCGGAAACCAAAACCTACATCCAGTCCGTGCCGTATATGGACCGTCTCGACTACGTGTCGATGATGGTCAACGAGCACGGCTACGTGATGGCGATCGAAAAGCTGCTCGGCATCGAAGTGCCGATTCGCGCACAGTACATCCGCGTGATGTTCGACGAAGTCACGCGGGTGCTGAATCACCTGATGTGGATCGGCGCACACGCGCTGGACGTCGGCGCGATGGCGGTGTTTCTGTATGCGTTCCGCGAACGCGAAGACCTGATGGACGTGTACGAAGCGGTGTCCGGCGCACGGATGCACGCGGCTTACTACCGTCCGGGTGGCGTGTACCGCGATCTGCCTGACGTCATGCCGCAATATAAGGCGTCGAAGATCCGCAATGCGAAGGCCTTGTCGAAGATGAACGAGAACCGTCAGGGTTCGCTGCTCGACTTCATCGACGATTTCTTTACGCGTTTCCCGAAGTGCGTCGACGAATACGAAACGCTGCTCACCGACAACCGGATCTGGAAGCAACGTCTGGTCGGTATCGGCGTGGTCACCCCGGAGCGCGCGCTGAACCTCGGTATGACCGGCGCGATGTTGCGCGGCTCGGGTATCGAGTGGGATCTGCGCAAGAAGCAGCCGTACGAAGTTTACGACAAGATGGATTTCGACATTCCGGTCGGCGTTAATGGCGACTGTTATGACCGATATCTGGTTCGCGTCGAAGAAATGCGGCAGTCCACGCGCATTGTGAAACAGTGCATTGAGTGGCTGCGTGAGAATCCGGGTCCGGTGATGGTCGACAATCACAAGGTTGCGCCGCCGTCGCGGGTCGGCATGAAGTCGAACATGGAAGATCTGATTCACCACTTCAAGCTCTTCACGGAAGGCTTCCATGTGCCGGAAGGCGAGGCATACGCCGCGGTCGAACATCCGAAGGGCGAGTTCGGCATCTACCTGATCTCGGACGGCGCGAACAAGCCGTATCGCCTGAAGATTCGCGCGCCGGGCTATGCGCACCTGTCCACGCTCGATGAAATGGCGCGTGGTCACATGATCGCCGACGCCGTGACGATCATCGGTACGCAAGACATCGTGTTCGGCGAAGTGGATCGCTAG
- a CDS encoding NADH-quinone oxidoreductase subunit C yields MASKLETLKANIEAAFGGLLLSTTEAIGELTIVVKASDYINVATRLRDDRSLGFEQLVDLCGVDYQTYADGAYNGPRFAAVLHLLSVQNNWRLRLRVYAPDDEVPIVASVVDIWSSANWYEREAFDLYGIVFEGHPDLRRILTDYGFIGHPFRKDFPVSGYVEMRYDPEEKRVVYQPVTIEPREITPRVIREDRYGGLKH; encoded by the coding sequence ATGGCAAGCAAACTCGAGACCCTGAAAGCGAACATCGAGGCGGCCTTTGGCGGCCTCCTGTTGAGCACCACCGAGGCAATCGGTGAGTTGACGATCGTCGTGAAGGCGAGCGACTACATCAATGTGGCAACGCGTCTGCGCGACGACCGCTCGCTCGGTTTCGAGCAACTGGTCGATCTGTGCGGCGTGGACTATCAGACCTACGCAGATGGCGCATACAACGGCCCGCGTTTCGCGGCCGTTCTGCATTTGTTGTCGGTGCAGAACAACTGGCGTTTGCGTCTGCGAGTGTACGCGCCGGACGACGAAGTGCCGATCGTCGCGTCAGTCGTCGATATCTGGAGTTCGGCCAACTGGTACGAGCGCGAAGCATTCGACCTGTACGGCATCGTCTTCGAAGGCCACCCGGACCTGCGCCGCATCCTGACCGACTACGGTTTCATTGGTCACCCGTTCCGTAAAGATTTTCCTGTCTCCGGTTACGTTGAAATGCGTTACGACCCGGAAGAGAAGCGCGTCGTCTATCAGCCTGTGACGATCGAGCCGCGGGAAATCACGCCGCGCGTGATCCGCGAGGATCGCTATGGCGGTCTGAAACACTAA
- a CDS encoding NADH-quinone oxidoreductase subunit B family protein has protein sequence MSIEEVLKEGFVTTTADKLINWTRTGSLWPMTFGLACCAVEMMHAGAARYDLDRFGVVFRPSPRQSDVMIVAGTLCNKMAPALRKVYDQMAEPRWVISMGSCANGGGYYHYSYSVVRGCDRIVPVDVYVPGCPPTAEALVYGVIQLQAKIRRTNTIARQ, from the coding sequence ATGAGTATCGAAGAGGTCTTGAAGGAAGGGTTTGTCACCACGACGGCTGACAAACTGATCAACTGGACGCGCACCGGCTCGCTGTGGCCGATGACGTTCGGTCTCGCGTGCTGCGCGGTCGAGATGATGCATGCGGGCGCTGCCCGTTATGACCTTGACCGTTTCGGCGTGGTGTTTCGTCCGAGTCCGCGGCAGTCGGACGTGATGATCGTCGCCGGCACGCTGTGCAACAAGATGGCGCCGGCTCTGCGCAAGGTCTACGATCAGATGGCCGAGCCGCGCTGGGTGATTTCGATGGGCTCGTGCGCGAACGGCGGCGGCTACTACCATTATTCCTATTCGGTAGTGCGCGGCTGCGATCGGATCGTGCCGGTCGACGTCTACGTGCCGGGTTGCCCGCCTACGGCGGAGGCGCTGGTGTACGGCGTGATCCAGTTGCAGGCCAAGATCCGTCGCACCAACACAATCGCCCGTCAATAA
- a CDS encoding NADH-quinone oxidoreductase subunit A, giving the protein MNLAAYFPVLLFLIVGTGLGVALVSIGKILGPSKPDTEKNAPYECGFEAFEDARMKFDVRYYLVAILFIIFDLETAFLFPWGVALRDIGWPGFMAMMIFLLEFLLGFAYIWKKGGLDWE; this is encoded by the coding sequence TTGAACCTCGCAGCCTATTTCCCCGTCTTGTTGTTCCTCATTGTGGGCACCGGTTTAGGCGTAGCACTGGTCAGCATTGGCAAGATCCTCGGTCCCAGCAAGCCCGATACCGAGAAAAACGCACCATATGAGTGCGGCTTCGAAGCATTCGAAGATGCGCGCATGAAGTTCGATGTGCGTTACTACCTCGTCGCCATTCTCTTCATCATTTTCGACCTTGAAACCGCGTTCCTGTTCCCGTGGGGCGTGGCCCTGCGCGACATCGGCTGGCCCGGTTTCATGGCAATGATGATTTTCCTGCTCGAATTCCTGTTGGGCTTTGCCTATATCTGGAAGAAGGGCGGCCTCGACTGGGAATGA
- the secG gene encoding preprotein translocase subunit SecG — MLYLKTLIIVVQLLSALGVIGLVLLQHGKGADMGAAFGSGASGSLFGATGSANFLSRTTAVLAAVFFVTTLTLTYLGAYRAKPSAGLLGAAVTAPVAASAASAPAGGSAVLPASAASVPATDVPK, encoded by the coding sequence ATGCTGTATTTGAAAACATTGATTATCGTCGTTCAGTTGTTGTCGGCACTTGGGGTCATCGGCCTTGTCTTGCTGCAACACGGCAAAGGCGCCGATATGGGCGCGGCTTTCGGTAGCGGCGCATCGGGCAGCCTGTTCGGCGCGACCGGTTCGGCAAACTTTTTGTCGCGTACTACGGCGGTGCTCGCAGCCGTGTTTTTTGTAACGACATTGACGCTCACGTATCTCGGCGCGTATCGTGCGAAACCGTCCGCAGGCTTGCTGGGCGCGGCTGTGACTGCACCTGTCGCGGCGTCTGCAGCATCCGCGCCGGCAGGCGGATCGGCTGTATTGCCGGCGTCGGCTGCGTCCGTCCCGGCGACAGACGTGCCGAAATAA
- the tpiA gene encoding triose-phosphate isomerase, with protein MSKQRAKLVVGNWKMHGRLADNATLLQAVAQGADELPADVRVGVCVPSPYLAQTQSLLEGSKVVWGVQDVSAFTHGAYTGEVAAQMVVDFGATLAIVGHSERRAYHRESAELVAVKTQRALETGLTPIVCVGETLEEREAGSTEQVVGAQLDAVLAKLSVEEAARIVVAYEPVWAIGTGKSATSDQAQAVHAFLRSRLAAKGAGVAAVPLLYGGSVKPENAEELFREPDIDGGLIGGASLKDQDFLAICRAAAATSVAG; from the coding sequence ATGTCGAAACAACGAGCCAAACTGGTAGTCGGTAACTGGAAGATGCACGGGCGCCTCGCCGACAACGCAACGCTATTGCAGGCCGTGGCGCAAGGCGCGGACGAATTGCCGGCTGATGTACGCGTCGGCGTTTGTGTGCCGAGCCCTTATCTCGCGCAGACTCAATCGTTGCTGGAAGGCAGCAAGGTCGTGTGGGGCGTGCAGGACGTCTCCGCATTCACGCATGGAGCCTATACCGGCGAAGTGGCGGCGCAGATGGTGGTGGATTTCGGCGCCACGCTTGCAATTGTTGGGCACTCGGAGCGTCGTGCCTACCATCGTGAAAGTGCAGAATTAGTTGCAGTAAAGACTCAGCGTGCACTGGAAACGGGTTTGACCCCGATCGTGTGTGTCGGTGAAACGCTTGAAGAGCGTGAAGCCGGTTCGACGGAGCAGGTGGTCGGCGCGCAACTGGATGCCGTGCTGGCGAAGTTGTCGGTGGAAGAGGCGGCGCGTATTGTCGTCGCGTATGAGCCGGTCTGGGCGATCGGTACCGGCAAGAGCGCCACGTCGGATCAGGCGCAGGCAGTCCATGCTTTCCTGCGCTCGCGTCTGGCGGCAAAAGGCGCAGGGGTGGCGGCTGTACCGTTGTTGTATGGCGGCAGTGTGAAGCCGGAGAATGCGGAAGAATTGTTCCGCGAGCCGGATATCGACGGTGGCCTGATCGGCGGCGCGTCGTTGAAAGACCAGGATTTCCTGGCGATCTGCAGAGCGGCAGCCGCGACGAGCGTCGCCGGTTAA
- a CDS encoding NAD(P)H-quinone oxidoreductase, which translates to MKAIEITEFGAPEVLKLAERPMPQPKAGEVLIKVAASGINRPDVFQRKGGYAPPPGASDLPGLEVAGEIAGGTIDEKSNPFGLKVGDRVCALLAGGGYAEYAAAPLLQCLPVPAGLSDVEAASLPETFFTVWSNVFDRAQLGKGEGAPNETLLVQGGSSGIGVTAIQIAHALGFRVFATAGSDEKCRACEALGAERAINYKTEDFVEVIKSLTNDRGVDVILDMVAGSYVPRELTALADGGRIVLIALLGGAKAELNLNEVLRRRLTVTGSTLRPRPIEFKAKIAAQLKERVWPHLEDGRIKPVVHRVFPAARAAEAHELMESSTHVGKIVLTWGQDA; encoded by the coding sequence ATGAAAGCGATCGAAATCACCGAATTCGGTGCGCCGGAAGTCCTCAAGCTGGCTGAGCGGCCCATGCCCCAGCCAAAAGCGGGCGAGGTGCTGATCAAGGTGGCGGCATCGGGCATCAACCGTCCGGACGTGTTCCAGCGCAAAGGGGGCTACGCGCCGCCGCCGGGCGCTTCGGACTTGCCGGGGCTGGAGGTGGCGGGTGAGATCGCCGGCGGCACAATCGACGAGAAGAGCAATCCGTTCGGTCTGAAAGTGGGCGACCGAGTGTGTGCATTGCTCGCGGGCGGTGGTTACGCGGAATACGCGGCCGCGCCGCTGTTGCAGTGCTTGCCGGTGCCCGCCGGCTTGTCGGATGTCGAGGCGGCTTCGCTGCCGGAAACATTCTTCACGGTGTGGAGCAATGTGTTCGACCGTGCACAGCTTGGCAAGGGCGAAGGCGCGCCGAATGAGACGCTGCTGGTGCAGGGCGGCTCGAGCGGCATTGGTGTGACGGCAATCCAGATCGCCCATGCGCTGGGCTTTCGCGTATTCGCCACGGCCGGATCGGACGAAAAGTGCCGCGCCTGCGAAGCGCTTGGCGCAGAGCGAGCGATCAACTACAAGACTGAGGATTTCGTCGAAGTCATCAAGTCGCTGACGAACGATCGCGGTGTCGACGTGATCCTCGACATGGTGGCGGGCAGCTATGTGCCCCGTGAGCTGACCGCGCTGGCCGACGGCGGCCGTATCGTGCTGATCGCCTTGCTGGGCGGCGCGAAAGCGGAGCTGAATCTGAACGAAGTACTGCGCCGCCGTTTGACGGTGACGGGTTCGACGCTGCGTCCGCGGCCGATCGAGTTCAAGGCGAAGATCGCTGCGCAATTGAAAGAGCGCGTGTGGCCGCATCTCGAGGATGGCCGCATCAAGCCGGTGGTGCACCGTGTATTTCCGGCCGCGCGAGCTGCTGAAGCGCACGAGTTGATGGAAAGCAGCACGCACGTCGGCAAGATCGTGCTGACCTGGGGTCAGGACGCTTGA
- the pnp gene encoding polyribonucleotide nucleotidyltransferase: protein MTMFNKIVKEFKWGQHNVRLETGEIARQAGGAVIVDVEDTVVLATVVGAKTAKPGQDFFPLTVDYLEKTYAAGKIPGGFFRREGRPSEGETLISRLIDRPLRPLFPEGFYNEVQVVIHVLSLNPEIPADIPALIGASAALAVSGLPFNGPVGAARVAYINNEYVLNPTRPQMKESALDLIVAGTERAVLMVESEAQQLSEEVMLGGVVFGHEQMQIAIDAIHELVREGGKPEWDWQPAAKNEPLIARVTELAQADLLAAYQLRDKQARSAKLKEVYAATSAKLEEEAAAAGTVAADKASVGNVLFDIEAKIVRTQILNGEPRIDGRDTRTVRPIEIRTGVLPRTHGSALFTRGETQAMVVATLGTKGDEQNIDALEGEYRERFMLHYNMPPFATGETGRVGSPKRREIGHGRLAKRALAACLPSADEFGYSIRVVSEITESNGSSSMASVCGGCLALMDAGVPMKAHVAGIAMGLILEGNKFAVLTDILGDEDHLGDMDFKVAGTEQGVTALQMDIKIQGITKEIMQVALAQAKEGRMHILGKMTSAVSGANTVLSDYAPRMITIKINPEKIRDVIGKGGSVIRALTEETGTTIDISDDGVVTIASTSSEGMAEAKKRIENITLEVEVGQVYEGTVLKLLDFGAIVNILPGKDGLLHISEIANERIKDINDYLKDGQQVKVKVIQTDEKGRVRLSAKALLNDAPNGAPQGESTPQ, encoded by the coding sequence ATGACTATGTTCAACAAGATCGTCAAAGAATTTAAGTGGGGACAACACAACGTCCGTCTCGAAACGGGCGAAATCGCTCGTCAGGCAGGCGGTGCGGTGATCGTCGATGTCGAAGACACCGTTGTGCTGGCTACCGTGGTCGGTGCCAAGACCGCCAAGCCGGGCCAGGACTTCTTCCCGCTGACCGTCGATTACCTCGAAAAGACCTACGCAGCAGGCAAGATCCCCGGTGGTTTCTTCCGCCGTGAAGGCCGCCCGTCGGAAGGCGAAACGCTGATCTCGCGCCTGATCGACCGTCCGTTGCGTCCGCTGTTCCCGGAAGGCTTCTACAACGAAGTCCAGGTCGTGATCCACGTCCTGTCGCTGAACCCCGAAATCCCCGCTGACATCCCCGCGCTGATCGGCGCGTCGGCGGCGCTCGCCGTGTCCGGTCTGCCGTTCAACGGCCCGGTCGGCGCAGCACGCGTGGCCTACATCAACAACGAATACGTGTTGAACCCGACGCGTCCGCAAATGAAGGAATCTGCGCTCGACCTGATCGTCGCCGGTACGGAGCGCGCGGTGCTGATGGTGGAATCCGAAGCGCAGCAACTGAGCGAAGAAGTGATGCTCGGCGGCGTGGTGTTCGGCCATGAGCAAATGCAGATCGCGATCGACGCGATCCATGAGCTGGTCCGTGAAGGCGGCAAGCCGGAATGGGATTGGCAGCCGGCAGCGAAGAACGAGCCGCTGATCGCACGCGTGACGGAACTGGCACAAGCCGATCTGCTCGCCGCTTATCAGCTCCGCGATAAACAAGCCCGTTCGGCCAAGCTGAAGGAAGTCTACGCAGCAACGTCGGCCAAGCTGGAAGAAGAAGCAGCGGCAGCCGGCACGGTTGCAGCGGACAAGGCCAGCGTCGGCAACGTGTTGTTCGACATTGAGGCGAAGATCGTCCGTACGCAGATCCTGAACGGCGAACCGCGTATCGACGGCCGCGACACGCGCACCGTGCGTCCGATCGAAATCCGTACCGGCGTGCTGCCGCGTACGCACGGCTCGGCCTTGTTCACGCGCGGCGAAACGCAAGCCATGGTGGTCGCAACGCTGGGCACGAAGGGCGACGAGCAGAACATCGACGCGCTCGAAGGCGAGTACCGCGAACGCTTCATGCTCCACTACAACATGCCTCCGTTCGCGACCGGCGAAACGGGCCGCGTCGGTTCGCCGAAGCGCCGTGAAATCGGTCACGGCCGTCTGGCCAAGCGCGCGCTGGCTGCGTGCCTGCCGAGCGCCGACGAATTCGGCTACTCGATTCGCGTCGTGTCGGAAATCACCGAATCGAACGGTTCGTCGTCGATGGCTTCGGTGTGCGGCGGCTGCCTCGCACTGATGGACGCCGGCGTGCCGATGAAGGCACACGTCGCCGGCATCGCGATGGGCCTGATCCTGGAAGGCAACAAGTTTGCCGTGCTGACCGACATCCTCGGCGACGAAGATCACCTCGGCGACATGGACTTCAAGGTGGCGGGTACCGAGCAAGGCGTGACCGCGCTGCAGATGGACATCAAGATCCAGGGCATCACGAAGGAAATCATGCAGGTCGCCCTCGCGCAAGCGAAGGAAGGCCGTATGCACATCCTCGGCAAGATGACCTCGGCTGTGTCGGGCGCGAACACAGTGCTGTCGGACTACGCACCGCGCATGATCACCATCAAGATCAATCCGGAAAAGATCCGCGACGTGATCGGCAAGGGTGGTTCGGTGATCCGCGCGCTGACCGAAGAAACCGGCACGACGATCGATATCTCGGACGACGGCGTCGTCACCATCGCCAGCACGAGCAGCGAAGGGATGGCCGAAGCGAAGAAGCGTATCGAGAACATCACGCTGGAAGTGGAAGTGGGCCAGGTGTACGAAGGTACTGTGCTTAAACTGCTCGATTTCGGCGCGATCGTGAACATCCTGCCGGGCAAGGACGGTCTGCTGCACATTTCCGAAATCGCCAACGAGCGTATCAAGGACATCAACGACTACCTGAAGGACGGCCAGCAGGTGAAGGTCAAGGTCATCCAGACGGACGAAAAGGGCCGTGTGCGTTTGTCGGCCAAGGCGTTGCTGAACGACGCCCCGAACGGCGCGCCGCAAGGCGAATCGACGCCGCAGTAA
- the rpsO gene encoding 30S ribosomal protein S15, which produces MSAVETSKKSDVVAQFARAANDTGSPEVQVALLTTRINELTVHFKAHTKDHHSRRGLLRMVSRRRKLLDYLKGKDADRYRALIEKLGLRK; this is translated from the coding sequence ATGTCCGCAGTTGAAACAAGCAAGAAGTCCGACGTCGTTGCGCAATTCGCACGCGCAGCTAACGACACCGGCTCCCCCGAAGTTCAGGTCGCGCTGCTCACGACCCGAATCAACGAACTGACCGTTCACTTCAAGGCACACACGAAGGATCACCACAGCCGCCGCGGTCTGCTGCGCATGGTGAGCCGCCGCCGTAAGCTGCTCGACTACCTGAAGGGTAAGGACGCGGATCGTTACCGCGCACTGATCGAAAAGCTGGGTCTGCGTAAGTAA
- a CDS encoding branched-chain amino acid ABC transporter substrate-binding protein has protein sequence MTMTKWQRAAAAAAFALAAISMAATAHAAADTASGSASKPVNQPAGAPIQLALIEGMSGPFANAGAAAERNLRFGVEQVNAQGGVKLADGAHPLELVVLDSKGSTEEALVQLRAAADCHIGYIMQGNSSAVAAALIGAIDKQNSREPGNRELFLNYSADDPALTNANCSFWHFRFDAPAGMRMDALADVIQRDKAVKKVYLLNQDYSFGHDVSSLARSTLAAKRPDIAVVGDEFHPIGRVKDFAPYIAKIRASGADAVITGNWGNDLTLLVKAARAQGLDTRFHTLYGNSLGAPAALGDAGVKHVIAVADWHPNAGGAASDAWYAAFRARFPAARDDYPVLRMPLMIETLAAAVSRAGSADPAAVARAPEGIRFDNGFHASWMRAEDHQLIQPLYVMEMDKAGTPGVKFDNEGSGYGFRTVLALPPGRTVPTTVCKMKRP, from the coding sequence ATGACGATGACCAAGTGGCAACGGGCGGCAGCAGCGGCAGCCTTTGCGCTGGCGGCGATTTCGATGGCCGCGACGGCTCACGCCGCGGCAGATACCGCGTCTGGTTCGGCAAGCAAGCCAGTCAATCAGCCCGCGGGGGCGCCGATCCAACTGGCGCTGATCGAGGGGATGTCCGGGCCATTCGCGAACGCGGGCGCGGCGGCGGAGCGCAATCTGCGCTTTGGCGTCGAACAGGTGAATGCGCAGGGCGGCGTGAAGCTCGCCGACGGCGCACATCCGCTCGAACTGGTCGTGCTTGACAGCAAGGGCAGTACCGAGGAGGCGTTGGTGCAACTGCGCGCCGCGGCGGACTGCCACATCGGTTACATCATGCAGGGCAACAGTTCGGCCGTGGCGGCCGCGCTGATCGGCGCGATCGACAAACAGAACAGCCGCGAGCCGGGCAACCGCGAACTGTTCCTTAATTATTCCGCCGACGATCCCGCTCTGACCAACGCCAATTGCAGTTTCTGGCACTTCCGCTTCGACGCGCCTGCGGGCATGCGCATGGATGCACTTGCTGACGTGATCCAGCGCGACAAGGCGGTGAAGAAAGTCTATCTGCTTAATCAGGACTACAGCTTCGGCCACGATGTCAGCAGCCTCGCGCGCTCGACGCTGGCCGCGAAGCGGCCCGATATTGCTGTCGTCGGCGACGAATTTCATCCGATCGGCCGCGTGAAGGACTTCGCGCCGTACATCGCGAAGATCCGCGCGAGCGGCGCGGACGCGGTTATCACCGGCAACTGGGGCAACGATCTGACGCTGCTCGTCAAGGCGGCGAGGGCGCAGGGGCTGGACACCCGCTTCCACACGCTCTACGGCAATAGCCTTGGCGCGCCTGCCGCGTTGGGCGATGCCGGCGTCAAGCACGTGATCGCGGTGGCCGACTGGCACCCCAACGCCGGCGGTGCGGCCTCCGATGCGTGGTATGCCGCCTTTCGCGCCCGTTTCCCGGCGGCCCGGGACGACTACCCGGTGCTGCGCATGCCGTTGATGATCGAAACCCTCGCCGCGGCCGTGAGTCGCGCCGGCAGTGCGGACCCGGCTGCTGTCGCGCGGGCTCCGGAGGGGATCAGGTTCGACAACGGCTTTCACGCCTCCTGGATGCGGGCGGAGGACCATCAGCTGATCCAGCCCCTTTACGTGATGGAGATGGACAAGGCCGGCACGCCTGGCGTCAAGTTCGACAACGAAGGTTCAGGCTACGGTTTCCGCACGGTGCTGGCGTTGCCGCCCGGGCGCACGGTGCCGACGACCGTGTGCAAGATGAAGCGGCCGTAA